The Leifsonia williamsii genome includes a region encoding these proteins:
- a CDS encoding DUF6504 family protein: protein MTEIDEAVAVWTTDDGVPTRLVWRATRYRVSDTPTVWAEVCTWWRPFGEHRYGVGALPREIGGWRFQATSDTGDAHVFDVRHDARDRSWRLVRVFD, encoded by the coding sequence GTGACCGAGATCGACGAGGCGGTCGCCGTCTGGACGACGGACGACGGCGTCCCCACGCGCCTGGTCTGGCGCGCCACACGGTACCGCGTGAGCGACACGCCGACCGTGTGGGCGGAGGTGTGCACCTGGTGGCGGCCGTTCGGGGAGCATCGCTACGGCGTCGGAGCGCTGCCGCGTGAGATCGGCGGCTGGCGGTTCCAGGCGACCAGCGACACCGGCGACGCCCACGTGTTCGACGTGCGCCACGACGCCCGGGACCGCAGCTGGCGGCTGGTGCGCGTCTTCGACTGA
- a CDS encoding cation diffusion facilitator family transporter, with protein sequence MAKPPSSSLFTVLLALGANVLVAVAKSVAAALTGSASMVAEAAHSWADAGNEVFLLQAERSSAKPKDDRHPGGYGRDSYVWSLFAAVGLFTAGAVVSIMHGVSQLGAEEPETDYLVNYIVLALAFVFEGVSFIQSLRQARSGAAARGTGTVEHVLSTSNPTLRAVFFEDAAALVGLVIAFLGVLLHELTGNAVFDALGSILVGVLLAVVAVVLIERNRRFLLGEPGSARGQEAVLTALLEHPEVQAVSYLHLEFVGPERLFVVAAVDLVGDDRESDVAADLAAIADELERDVRIVEAVLTLSRPGAPSLTLPEGATARL encoded by the coding sequence GTGGCGAAGCCTCCCTCCTCCAGCCTGTTCACCGTGCTGCTCGCGCTCGGCGCCAACGTGCTCGTCGCGGTGGCCAAGTCGGTCGCCGCGGCCCTCACCGGCTCGGCGTCGATGGTCGCCGAGGCGGCGCACTCGTGGGCGGACGCCGGCAACGAGGTGTTCCTGCTGCAGGCCGAGCGCTCCTCCGCCAAGCCGAAGGACGACCGGCACCCGGGAGGCTACGGCCGCGATTCCTACGTCTGGTCGCTGTTCGCCGCGGTCGGCCTCTTCACCGCGGGCGCCGTCGTCTCGATCATGCACGGCGTCTCGCAGCTGGGCGCGGAGGAGCCGGAGACCGACTACCTCGTCAACTACATCGTGCTCGCGCTGGCGTTCGTCTTCGAGGGGGTGTCGTTCATCCAGTCGCTGCGGCAGGCCCGGTCGGGCGCGGCGGCGCGCGGCACGGGCACCGTCGAGCACGTGCTCAGCACCTCCAACCCGACCCTGCGGGCCGTGTTCTTCGAGGACGCCGCCGCGCTCGTCGGCCTGGTCATCGCGTTCCTCGGCGTGCTGCTGCACGAGCTGACCGGCAACGCGGTGTTCGACGCGCTGGGCTCCATCCTGGTCGGCGTGCTGCTGGCGGTCGTCGCCGTGGTGCTGATCGAGCGCAACCGGCGGTTCCTGCTGGGCGAGCCGGGCTCCGCGCGGGGGCAGGAGGCCGTGCTCACCGCCCTGCTCGAGCATCCGGAGGTGCAGGCGGTCAGCTACCTGCACCTCGAGTTCGTCGGCCCCGAGCGGCTGTTCGTCGTCGCCGCGGTCGACCTGGTCGGCGACGACCGCGAGTCCGATGTCGCGGCCGACCTCGCGGCGATCGCCGACGAGCTGGAGCGGGACGTCCGGATCGTGGAGGCCGTGCTGACGCTCTCGCGCCCGGGCGCTCCGTCGCTGACGCTGCCCGAGGGGGCGACCGCGCGTCTCTAA
- a CDS encoding DNA polymerase Y family protein: MLWCPDWPVLAARQALDLPEEAPLALIDKGMVYACSAAARADGVKRGLRLREAQARCPQLETAPYDPVLDARAFEPVLEAIEQITPGVQPVRPGTCVLRARGPARYYGGEEAAAAELLRCLEGLGAPHIRIGDARVGIADGPYAAEQAARSTGSSRVRIIPAGGSPAFLAPLPVAQLGLTDLTPLLRRLGLHTLGDLAALARTDVRERFGERGEHAHDLASGRDGAAVVPRTPPEQLEREIAFEPPLDRVDQVTFAVRATAEQFVAGLTKAGLVCTSLRVEVTDDDGRASERTWLHPRLFSAPDVVDRVRWQLQGSGAIDPGLASPIARVLLAPEAVDDIGHHEDGLWGGGADERIHHGLTRVQSMLGHDAVLTAAIGGGRAPAERQVLVPWGDRPVGVARSDRPWPGSLPAPAPSTVFEVPRPVAVLTEDGEPVQVTGRGEVTAPIALFSATGAERDARPVDSWAGPWPVRERWWDAARSSAVNRFQLVDAAGTAWLLILTGSAWFAEARYD, from the coding sequence GTGCTCTGGTGCCCCGACTGGCCGGTGCTCGCCGCCCGCCAGGCGCTCGACCTGCCGGAGGAGGCCCCGCTCGCCCTGATCGACAAGGGCATGGTCTACGCCTGCTCGGCCGCGGCCCGCGCCGACGGCGTCAAGCGCGGGCTGCGGCTGCGCGAGGCGCAGGCCCGCTGCCCGCAGCTCGAGACCGCCCCGTACGACCCGGTGCTCGACGCCCGCGCCTTCGAGCCGGTGCTGGAGGCGATCGAGCAGATCACGCCGGGCGTCCAGCCGGTGCGCCCCGGCACCTGCGTGCTGCGCGCCCGCGGGCCCGCCCGGTACTACGGCGGCGAGGAGGCTGCGGCGGCCGAGCTGCTGCGCTGCCTGGAGGGACTGGGCGCTCCGCACATCCGGATCGGCGACGCCCGCGTCGGCATCGCCGACGGCCCGTACGCCGCCGAGCAGGCCGCGCGCTCGACCGGCTCCTCCCGGGTGCGGATCATCCCGGCCGGAGGCTCCCCCGCCTTCCTCGCGCCCCTCCCCGTCGCGCAGCTCGGCCTGACCGACCTCACCCCGCTGCTGCGCCGGCTCGGCCTGCACACCCTCGGCGACCTGGCCGCGCTCGCCCGCACCGACGTGCGCGAGCGCTTCGGCGAGCGCGGCGAGCACGCGCACGATCTGGCGAGCGGGCGCGACGGCGCCGCGGTGGTGCCGCGCACGCCGCCGGAGCAGCTGGAGCGCGAGATCGCGTTCGAGCCTCCGCTGGACCGGGTGGATCAGGTGACCTTCGCCGTGCGGGCGACCGCCGAGCAGTTCGTGGCGGGGCTGACGAAGGCGGGGCTGGTGTGCACGTCGCTGCGGGTGGAGGTGACCGACGACGATGGCCGGGCGAGCGAGCGCACCTGGCTGCATCCGCGGCTGTTCTCCGCGCCGGACGTGGTCGACCGGGTGCGCTGGCAGCTGCAGGGCTCCGGCGCGATCGATCCCGGGCTGGCCTCCCCGATCGCCCGGGTGCTGCTGGCGCCGGAGGCGGTGGACGACATCGGGCACCACGAGGACGGCCTGTGGGGTGGAGGTGCGGACGAGCGCATCCATCACGGCCTCACCCGGGTGCAGAGCATGCTGGGGCACGACGCGGTGCTGACGGCGGCGATCGGCGGCGGGCGGGCGCCGGCGGAGCGGCAGGTGCTGGTGCCGTGGGGCGACCGGCCGGTGGGGGTGGCGCGGTCGGACCGGCCCTGGCCGGGGTCGTTGCCGGCTCCTGCGCCGTCGACGGTGTTCGAGGTGCCGCGGCCGGTCGCGGTGCTGACGGAGGACGGCGAGCCGGTGCAGGTGACCGGGCGCGGGGAGGTGACGGCGCCGATCGCGCTGTTCTCGGCGACCGGGGCGGAGCGCGACGCGCGTCCGGTGGACTCGTGGGCGGGGCCGTGGCCGGTGCGGGAGCGGTGGTGGGATGCGGCGCGTTCGAGCGCGGTGAACCGGTTCCAGCTGGTCGACGCCGCCGGCACCGCCTGGCTGCTGATCCTGACCGGCTCGGCGTGGTTCGCGGAGGCCCGCTATGACTGA
- a CDS encoding VIT1/CCC1 transporter family protein, with translation MTTPADARTPSAADLRRWRRYLADERAEAAVYRDLAQRRSGEEREILLALAEAERRHEQHWLDLLGDQVGRPLRGDLRTRLLGWLARRFGSVFVLALAQRAEARSPYAADADATPQMAADEQVHEEVVRALAARGRQRLSGTFRAAVFGANDGLVSNLALVLGVSASGVATHVVLLTGISGLLAGALSMGAGEYVSVRSQRELLDASTPNPATRSALPQLDVDGNELALVYRARGMSPEEAATHAAEVLGAQRPYTAPIPVAAAPISASIAAEEAEDEHEAIGNAWGAAISSFCFFASGALIPILPYLFGLGGLTAVIVSALVVGVALLGTGAVVGLLSGASPLKRALRQLAIGYGAAAATYLLGLLFGTTIG, from the coding sequence ATGACGACTCCCGCCGACGCCCGCACGCCCTCCGCCGCCGACCTCCGCCGCTGGCGCCGCTACCTGGCCGACGAGCGCGCAGAGGCCGCCGTGTACCGCGACCTGGCGCAGCGCCGCAGCGGTGAGGAGCGCGAGATCCTGCTCGCCCTCGCCGAGGCCGAGCGGCGGCACGAGCAGCACTGGCTCGACCTGCTCGGCGACCAGGTGGGCCGCCCGCTGCGCGGCGACCTGCGCACCCGGCTGCTCGGCTGGCTCGCCCGCCGCTTCGGCTCGGTGTTCGTGCTCGCGCTCGCGCAGCGCGCGGAGGCCCGGTCGCCGTACGCGGCCGACGCCGACGCCACCCCGCAGATGGCCGCCGACGAGCAGGTGCACGAGGAGGTGGTGCGCGCCCTCGCCGCGCGCGGCCGGCAGCGGCTCTCCGGCACCTTCCGCGCCGCGGTCTTCGGCGCCAACGACGGCCTGGTCAGCAACCTCGCCCTCGTGCTCGGCGTGAGCGCGAGCGGTGTCGCGACGCACGTCGTCCTGCTCACCGGCATCTCGGGCCTCCTCGCCGGCGCGTTGTCGATGGGCGCCGGGGAGTACGTGTCGGTGCGGTCGCAGCGCGAGCTGCTCGACGCCTCCACGCCGAACCCCGCCACCCGGTCGGCGCTCCCCCAGCTCGACGTGGACGGCAACGAGCTGGCCCTGGTCTACCGGGCGCGCGGAATGTCGCCGGAGGAGGCCGCCACGCACGCCGCCGAGGTGCTCGGCGCGCAGCGGCCGTACACGGCGCCGATACCGGTGGCCGCGGCCCCCATCTCGGCCAGCATCGCCGCCGAGGAGGCCGAGGACGAGCACGAGGCCATCGGCAACGCCTGGGGCGCGGCGATCTCGAGCTTCTGCTTCTTCGCCTCCGGTGCGCTGATCCCGATCCTGCCGTACCTGTTCGGGCTCGGCGGTCTGACCGCGGTCATCGTGTCGGCCCTGGTCGTCGGCGTCGCGCTACTCGGCACGGGTGCGGTCGTCGGCCTGCTGTCGGGCGCGTCGCCGCTCAAGCGCGCGCTGCGCCAGCTCGCCATCGGCTACGGCGCGGCGGCCGCCACCTATCTGCTCGGACTGCTCTTCGGGACGACGATCGGCTAA
- a CDS encoding DUF1707 domain-containing protein, giving the protein MSDISDPAGASLRLSNDERERAVAALQTHATAGRLDDAELQSRSAAARSAVTRGDLAPLFTDLPGGLHLDPAGGHHPGAAEQPGGAQPAAAFPQTPQDQTSYAQGGQYGQPAQNAPYGYGAPQPEQPGSRWGLLVVSIMPFIAVILFFLTGMVWGYQFSWLWFLLIPLAGALVYGVGGAQRRR; this is encoded by the coding sequence ATGTCCGACATCAGCGATCCCGCCGGCGCCTCGCTGCGCCTCAGCAACGACGAGCGCGAGCGCGCGGTCGCGGCCCTGCAGACGCACGCGACCGCCGGGAGGCTGGACGACGCCGAGCTCCAGTCGCGCAGCGCGGCCGCACGGTCGGCGGTGACCCGCGGCGACCTCGCTCCGCTGTTCACCGACCTGCCCGGCGGCCTCCACCTCGACCCGGCGGGCGGGCACCACCCCGGAGCGGCGGAGCAGCCGGGAGGCGCGCAGCCGGCAGCCGCCTTCCCGCAGACTCCGCAGGACCAGACGTCGTACGCCCAGGGCGGGCAGTACGGCCAGCCCGCTCAGAACGCCCCGTACGGCTACGGCGCCCCGCAGCCCGAGCAGCCGGGCAGCCGCTGGGGGCTGCTGGTCGTGTCGATCATGCCGTTCATCGCGGTGATCCTGTTCTTCCTCACCGGGATGGTCTGGGGCTACCAGTTCAGCTGGTTGTGGTTCCTGCTGATCCCGCTCGCGGGCGCGCTCGTCTACGGCGTCGGCGGCGCCCAACGCCGGCGTTAG
- a CDS encoding DUF3097 domain-containing protein gives MDDRYGTDVLAGDWRNAGRKPVPEVEAVRDLVIEEAGTGFCGAITRLETQTVELEDYFGKKRVFPLSAAFLIEGEPVRLVVPKRNQEGRTRTASGSFAVGEQRARVARASRIFVEGRHDAELVERVWGDDLRVEGVAVEYLEGVDDLDAIVRDLAPDRRRRIGVLVDHLVPNSKESRIAEAVARGPYGQHVLVVGHPYVDIWQAVKPERVGLKQWPTIPRSVPWKHGICAALGLPHETQADIARAWKRILGQVRTYADLEPQLLGRVEQLIDFVTEPEAGPR, from the coding sequence ATGGACGACCGCTACGGGACCGACGTGCTGGCCGGCGACTGGAGGAACGCGGGGCGCAAGCCCGTTCCCGAGGTGGAGGCGGTGCGCGACCTCGTGATCGAGGAGGCCGGCACCGGCTTCTGCGGCGCGATCACCCGGCTGGAGACGCAGACGGTCGAGCTGGAGGACTACTTCGGCAAGAAGCGCGTCTTCCCGCTGAGCGCGGCGTTCCTCATCGAGGGCGAGCCGGTGCGGCTGGTCGTGCCGAAGCGGAACCAGGAGGGACGGACGCGCACGGCCTCCGGCTCCTTCGCCGTCGGCGAGCAGCGGGCCAGGGTCGCGCGGGCGAGCCGCATCTTCGTGGAGGGCCGGCACGATGCCGAGCTCGTCGAGCGGGTGTGGGGCGACGACCTCCGCGTCGAGGGCGTCGCCGTGGAGTACCTGGAGGGCGTGGACGACCTCGACGCGATCGTGCGCGATCTCGCCCCGGACCGCCGCCGCCGCATCGGCGTGCTGGTCGACCACCTGGTGCCCAACTCGAAGGAGAGCCGGATCGCGGAGGCCGTCGCGCGCGGTCCGTACGGGCAGCACGTGCTCGTCGTGGGCCATCCGTACGTCGACATCTGGCAGGCGGTCAAGCCCGAGCGGGTCGGGCTGAAGCAGTGGCCGACGATCCCCCGCTCGGTGCCGTGGAAGCACGGGATCTGCGCCGCGCTCGGCCTGCCGCACGAGACGCAGGCCGACATCGCGCGCGCCTGGAAGCGCATTCTCGGTCAGGTGCGCACGTACGCCGACCTGGAGCCGCAGCTGCTCGGGCGCGTGGAGCAGCTGATCGACTTCGTGACCGAGCCGGAGGCGGGTCCGCGCTAG
- a CDS encoding helix-turn-helix transcriptional regulator, producing the protein MASTGSRILQLLSLLQTHRYWPGPELADRLGVSTRTLRRDVDRLRDLGYPVDATRGVAGGYQLAAGASLPPLVVDDEEAVALAVGLRTAAQSGIAGVEDASIRALSKVVQVMPSRLRRRVDALRVATLPGPVRPGPLVDADTLTTVAQACRDEERITFHYTARDGAETVRTAEPHRLVAVGRRWYLVAYDLTRFDWRSFRLDRLSEAKTTGARFRPRTLPADDAAEYVRASLAGAADTIVIEGVVEAPLARVAEAIGRWAQLEPVGDDRTRARITADGPEWGLFALAATGAPFRVEGPEAAVALAADWGERFASAARGR; encoded by the coding sequence ATGGCAAGCACGGGCTCCCGCATCCTCCAGCTGCTCTCGCTGCTGCAGACCCACCGCTACTGGCCGGGACCGGAGCTCGCCGACCGGCTCGGCGTCTCGACGCGCACCCTGCGCCGTGACGTGGACCGGCTGCGCGACCTCGGCTACCCGGTCGACGCGACGCGCGGGGTCGCTGGCGGGTACCAGCTCGCGGCCGGCGCCTCCCTCCCTCCGCTCGTGGTGGACGACGAGGAGGCGGTGGCCCTCGCCGTCGGGCTGCGCACGGCCGCGCAGAGCGGCATCGCGGGGGTAGAGGACGCGTCGATCCGCGCCCTCAGCAAGGTCGTGCAGGTGATGCCGTCGCGGCTGCGCCGACGCGTCGATGCCCTCCGCGTCGCGACCCTTCCCGGCCCGGTCCGCCCCGGGCCGCTCGTCGACGCGGACACGCTCACCACGGTCGCGCAGGCCTGCCGCGACGAGGAGCGGATCACGTTCCACTACACCGCCCGCGACGGCGCCGAGACCGTGCGCACGGCGGAGCCGCACCGCCTCGTCGCGGTCGGCCGGCGCTGGTATCTCGTCGCGTACGACCTCACGCGCTTCGACTGGCGCAGCTTCCGCCTGGACCGGCTGAGCGAAGCCAAGACGACCGGGGCTCGGTTCCGTCCGCGCACCCTCCCGGCGGACGACGCGGCCGAGTACGTGCGCGCCTCCCTCGCCGGTGCCGCCGACACCATCGTGATCGAGGGCGTGGTGGAGGCTCCGCTCGCCCGTGTCGCCGAGGCGATCGGCCGCTGGGCGCAGCTCGAACCGGTGGGCGACGACCGCACCCGGGCACGCATCACCGCCGACGGCCCGGAATGGGGGCTGTTCGCGCTCGCGGCGACGGGCGCGCCCTTCCGGGTGGAGGGGCCGGAGGCGGCGGTGGCGCTCGCCGCGGACTGGGGCGAACGGTTCGCGTCGGCGGCGCGAGGCCGGTGA
- the mshC gene encoding cysteine--1-D-myo-inosityl 2-amino-2-deoxy-alpha-D-glucopyranoside ligase: MQSWNRPDIPRVPGDGIAPLLHDTATGLLVEARPDDVARLYVCGITPYDATHLGHAATYLAFDTLQRVWLDAGYRVHYAQNVTDVDDPLLERAAQTGVDWRELAQEQVQLFRDDMESLRILPPEDYAAVTEVIEQIGRATRILLDRDLAYRVEDDVYFDIAAAQTSTAWVLGEESGLDRETMLALSAERGGDPDRAGKRDPLDPLLWRAARPGEPSWPSEAGEGRPGWHIECSVIALMHLGRDFTVQGGGSDLVFPHHELSAGHAAALSGHPLARVYSHAGMVAYQGEKMSKSLGNLVLVSRLREQGVDPRALRLALLAHHYRDDWEWFDDALDDASERLRRWTEATATRADAVDAEAAERERTALAHLRAAVRHDLDTPGALTAIDRWVATRPAAVTPLLPDAIDALLGIRL; this comes from the coding sequence ATGCAGTCCTGGAACCGTCCCGACATCCCGCGCGTCCCCGGTGACGGCATCGCACCGCTGCTGCACGACACGGCGACCGGCCTGCTGGTGGAGGCGCGACCCGACGACGTCGCGCGCCTCTACGTCTGCGGCATCACGCCGTACGACGCCACGCACCTCGGCCACGCCGCCACCTACCTCGCATTCGACACGCTGCAGCGGGTCTGGCTCGACGCCGGATACCGCGTGCACTACGCGCAGAACGTCACCGACGTCGACGACCCGCTGCTGGAGCGCGCCGCGCAGACCGGCGTCGACTGGCGGGAGCTGGCGCAGGAGCAGGTGCAGCTGTTCCGGGACGACATGGAGAGCCTCCGCATCCTCCCGCCCGAGGACTACGCGGCCGTCACCGAGGTGATCGAGCAGATCGGCCGTGCCACGCGCATCCTGCTCGACCGCGATCTGGCGTACCGCGTCGAGGACGACGTGTACTTCGACATCGCCGCCGCGCAGACGTCGACCGCTTGGGTGCTCGGCGAGGAGAGCGGTCTCGACCGAGAGACGATGCTCGCCCTCTCGGCCGAGCGCGGCGGCGACCCCGACCGCGCGGGCAAGCGCGACCCGCTCGATCCGCTGCTGTGGCGCGCGGCGCGGCCCGGCGAGCCCTCGTGGCCGTCGGAGGCGGGGGAGGGCCGCCCGGGCTGGCACATCGAGTGCTCGGTGATCGCGCTCATGCACCTCGGCCGCGACTTCACGGTGCAGGGTGGAGGCTCCGACCTCGTCTTCCCGCACCACGAGCTCAGCGCGGGGCACGCGGCGGCGCTCAGCGGGCATCCACTCGCCCGGGTCTACAGCCACGCGGGGATGGTGGCCTACCAGGGCGAGAAGATGAGCAAGTCGCTCGGCAACCTCGTGCTCGTCTCGCGGCTGCGCGAGCAGGGCGTCGACCCGCGCGCGCTCCGCCTCGCGCTGCTCGCGCACCACTACCGCGACGACTGGGAGTGGTTCGACGACGCGCTCGACGACGCGAGCGAACGGCTCCGCCGCTGGACGGAGGCCACGGCGACGCGCGCCGACGCGGTCGACGCCGAGGCCGCCGAGCGGGAGCGCACGGCGCTCGCGCACCTCCGTGCGGCCGTGCGGCACGACCTCGACACGCCCGGCGCGCTGACGGCGATCGATCGGTGGGTCGCCACGCGGCCCGCCGCGGTCACGCCGCTGCTGCCGGACGCGATCGACGCGCTGCTCGGCATCCGCCTCTAG
- a CDS encoding NUDIX domain-containing protein, which yields MRATYPAAVYLCLRDDRGRVLLLRRAGTGYRDGELALPAGHIEPGESATAALLRETREELGLDLPADAVRMVLVQHGIADGLAYVDFVFAAVLARGMRPRIAEPDKASELLWAPLDELPADVVPVIRNALEALARGETYTEYGWGDA from the coding sequence ATGCGCGCCACCTATCCCGCCGCCGTCTACCTGTGCCTGCGCGACGACCGCGGGCGCGTCCTGCTGCTGCGGCGCGCCGGCACCGGGTACCGGGACGGGGAGCTCGCCCTCCCCGCCGGCCACATCGAGCCGGGGGAGTCCGCGACCGCCGCGCTGCTGCGCGAGACCCGCGAGGAGCTCGGCCTCGACCTCCCCGCCGACGCCGTGCGCATGGTGCTCGTGCAGCACGGCATCGCCGACGGGCTGGCGTACGTCGACTTCGTCTTCGCCGCCGTACTCGCGCGGGGAATGCGGCCGCGCATCGCCGAACCCGACAAGGCGAGCGAGCTGCTCTGGGCGCCGCTCGACGAGCTTCCCGCCGACGTGGTCCCGGTCATCAGGAACGCCCTCGAGGCGCTCGCCCGCGGCGAGACCTACACCGAATACGGCTGGGGCGACGCCTAG
- a CDS encoding undecaprenyl-diphosphate phosphatase has product MDLLNALILGLVQGLTEFLPISSSAHIRIVGELLGTGADPGAQFTAIIQLGTEAAVLLYFWRDIARIVSRWFLALFGRIPRNDPDARMGWLVIIGSVPIVVLGLFFQNAIETTFRSLWIVATTLIVFGILLGIADWVGAKTRRLRDLTWGHGIIFGFAQALALIPGVSRSGGTITAGLFMGYQRRAAARYSFLLAIPAVFGSGLYQLYKAVKEPCSQAAAAAGSCAPEVFGPVETAAATAVAFVVGLLVIAFFMGYISRRSFLPFVIYRIALGVLLMILLATGVLAA; this is encoded by the coding sequence ATGGACCTCCTCAACGCCCTCATCCTCGGGCTCGTCCAGGGACTCACCGAGTTCCTGCCGATCTCGTCGAGCGCCCACATCCGCATCGTCGGAGAGCTGCTCGGCACCGGCGCCGACCCGGGCGCGCAGTTCACCGCGATCATCCAGCTCGGCACCGAGGCGGCCGTGCTGCTGTACTTCTGGCGCGACATCGCGCGGATCGTGTCGCGCTGGTTCCTGGCGCTGTTCGGCCGCATCCCGCGCAACGATCCCGACGCCAGGATGGGCTGGCTGGTCATCATCGGCAGCGTGCCGATCGTGGTGCTCGGGCTGTTCTTCCAGAACGCGATCGAGACGACCTTCCGCTCGCTGTGGATCGTCGCCACCACTCTGATCGTGTTCGGCATCCTGCTCGGCATCGCCGACTGGGTGGGCGCCAAGACCCGGCGGCTGCGCGACCTCACCTGGGGTCACGGCATCATCTTCGGCTTCGCGCAGGCGCTCGCGCTGATCCCCGGCGTCTCGCGCTCGGGCGGCACGATCACCGCCGGTCTGTTCATGGGCTACCAGCGCCGGGCCGCTGCGCGCTACTCGTTCCTCCTCGCGATCCCCGCCGTGTTCGGCAGCGGGCTCTACCAGCTCTACAAGGCCGTCAAGGAGCCGTGCTCGCAGGCGGCAGCGGCCGCCGGCTCGTGCGCGCCGGAGGTGTTCGGCCCGGTCGAGACCGCCGCCGCCACCGCCGTGGCCTTCGTCGTCGGCCTGCTCGTGATCGCGTTCTTCATGGGCTACATCTCGCGGCGCAGCTTCCTGCCGTTCGTCATCTACCGCATCGCGCTCGGCGTGCTGCTGATGATCCTGCTCGCCACCGGCGTGCTGGCGGCCTGA
- a CDS encoding M20/M25/M40 family metallo-hydrolase, translating to MTDASTTADGSELDETAVIARDLIRFDTTNYGEGKSNGETEAAQYVEARLAALGLRPQLFDSDPGRTSVVARVEGRNPDKPALVVHGHLDVVPADPRNWTVDPFGGVVKDGLLWGRGAVDMKNMDAMILSAVGDILRAGEQPERDLVVALFADEEDGGRRGSHHLVDNHPELFAGATEAISEVGGYSIDLEGRRAYLLQTGEKSLVWIKLIARGRAAHGSRLIAENAITRLAEAVVAIGRREWPVQLTATTSRLIAEVGRLLDVDPEQVGPDAIVLRTGTAAGFITATLRTTTNPTLLDAGYKHNVIPDTAEALVDIRTLPGDEDAVLAEVQALVGDDVEVRIMHRDIGLEAEFGGELIDAITGTLNRHDPGAPVLPYLLSGGTDNKALSKLGITGYGFAPLRLPADLDFPGMFHGVDERVPLDALVFGRTVLRDLLRSY from the coding sequence ATGACCGACGCCTCCACCACCGCAGACGGCAGCGAACTCGACGAGACCGCCGTCATCGCCCGCGACCTGATCCGCTTCGACACCACGAACTACGGCGAGGGCAAGTCGAACGGCGAGACCGAGGCGGCGCAGTACGTGGAGGCGCGCCTCGCCGCGCTGGGGCTGAGGCCGCAGCTGTTCGACTCCGACCCGGGCCGCACGAGCGTCGTGGCACGGGTGGAGGGCCGCAACCCGGACAAGCCGGCGCTGGTCGTCCACGGCCACCTCGACGTCGTCCCGGCCGACCCGCGCAACTGGACCGTCGACCCGTTCGGCGGCGTCGTCAAGGACGGCCTGCTGTGGGGCAGGGGCGCGGTCGACATGAAGAACATGGACGCGATGATCCTGTCCGCGGTGGGCGACATCCTCCGGGCGGGGGAGCAGCCCGAGCGCGATCTCGTCGTCGCCCTGTTCGCCGATGAGGAGGACGGCGGCCGCCGCGGCTCGCACCACCTCGTCGACAACCACCCCGAGCTGTTCGCCGGCGCGACGGAGGCCATCAGCGAGGTCGGCGGCTACTCCATCGACCTGGAGGGCCGGCGCGCCTACCTGCTGCAGACCGGTGAGAAGTCGCTCGTCTGGATCAAGCTGATCGCCCGCGGCCGGGCCGCCCACGGCTCCCGGCTGATCGCCGAGAACGCGATCACACGGCTGGCGGAGGCCGTGGTCGCCATCGGCCGCCGCGAGTGGCCGGTGCAGCTGACCGCGACCACCTCCCGGCTGATCGCCGAGGTCGGCCGGCTGCTCGACGTCGATCCGGAGCAGGTCGGGCCGGACGCGATCGTGCTGCGGACCGGGACCGCCGCGGGGTTCATCACGGCGACCCTCCGCACGACGACGAACCCGACCCTCCTCGACGCCGGCTACAAGCACAACGTCATCCCCGACACCGCGGAGGCCCTGGTCGACATCCGGACGCTGCCCGGCGACGAGGACGCGGTGCTTGCCGAGGTGCAGGCGCTCGTCGGCGACGACGTGGAGGTGCGGATCATGCACCGCGACATCGGCCTTGAGGCGGAGTTCGGTGGCGAGCTGATCGACGCGATCACCGGCACGCTGAACCGCCACGACCCCGGAGCCCCTGTCCTCCCGTACCTGCTGTCGGGCGGCACGGACAACAAGGCGCTCAGCAAGCTGGGGATCACCGGCTACGGATTCGCGCCGCTGCGGCTGCCCGCCGACCTCGACTTCCCCGGCATGTTCCACGGCGTCGACGAGCGCGTGCCGCTCGACGCGCTAGTGTTCGGGAGGACCGTCCTGCGCGACCTGCTGCGCAGCTACTGA